Proteins co-encoded in one Symmachiella macrocystis genomic window:
- a CDS encoding Uma2 family endonuclease translates to MSTAYISFEEQVRIPSDAFDLPGFRRWVHSDDYPERGKISFIDGEIVVDLSPEEISSHASLKLALQTKLNSMVIEHHLGKCYPDGVLLINESANVSNEPDFMFCSIEALRSRRVQEREIVEDSRRFVELADSPDLVVELVSRTSVRKDTKLLRDRYYAAGIGEYWLIDARGEEIDFKLLKRGKSGYLETTPDADGFLRSTVLNASFQLTRTWNEILGFEYTLRDR, encoded by the coding sequence ATGTCGACCGCTTATATCTCATTTGAAGAACAAGTTCGGATTCCGAGCGATGCGTTCGACTTACCGGGATTTCGACGCTGGGTCCATTCCGATGACTATCCGGAACGGGGCAAGATCTCGTTCATTGACGGGGAGATCGTGGTCGACCTGAGCCCGGAAGAAATCTCGTCACATGCATCACTAAAGCTCGCATTGCAAACAAAACTAAACTCGATGGTAATCGAACATCATCTAGGAAAATGCTATCCGGATGGCGTGTTGTTGATCAACGAAAGTGCAAATGTCTCCAATGAACCAGATTTCATGTTCTGTTCCATAGAAGCATTGCGATCGAGGCGAGTCCAAGAGCGAGAAATTGTAGAGGACAGTAGAAGATTCGTGGAACTCGCCGACTCCCCCGATCTCGTAGTAGAGTTGGTCAGCCGAACATCCGTCCGCAAAGACACCAAACTTCTGCGAGACCGTTATTACGCAGCAGGCATTGGCGAGTATTGGCTGATCGACGCCCGTGGCGAGGAAATTGATTTCAAGCTACTAAAACGCGGTAAGTCCGGATATCTCGAGACGACTCCCGACGCCGACGGTTTTCTGCGTTCGACTGTGCTCAACGCATCATTTCAACTCACGCGAACTTGGAATGAGATTTTGGGCTTCGAATACACGCTGCGCGATCGGTAG